One part of the Streptomyces lienomycini genome encodes these proteins:
- a CDS encoding SDR family oxidoreductase, translated as MPRNVVVTGSGSGIGAALTDLLRARGDRVIGVDLRGGEIDADLSTPRGRTAAAAAATEAAGGVVDAVVTCAGTSVPGTAMVTVNYFGTTEFVTALRPALAAARQPRVVLIGSISGTRPTDPDVVAACLADDEDKALTHAERAVADGHARRLYPSSKAALAQWARRTAVADGWADAGIPVNVVAPGIVLTPMSAGIFDDPEMRKVMDTAVPMPLNGYLRPEDVARAVLFLAGDDNTHITGQVVYVDGGAEATLREPAHF; from the coding sequence ATGCCCCGCAACGTCGTCGTCACCGGTTCCGGTTCCGGGATCGGTGCCGCCCTCACGGACCTCCTGCGCGCCCGGGGCGACCGCGTCATCGGCGTCGACCTGCGCGGCGGCGAGATCGACGCCGACCTGTCCACCCCGCGGGGCCGTACCGCAGCCGCCGCCGCGGCGACCGAGGCGGCCGGGGGCGTCGTGGACGCGGTCGTCACCTGCGCCGGCACCTCCGTGCCCGGCACCGCGATGGTCACCGTCAACTACTTCGGCACCACCGAGTTCGTCACGGCGCTGCGCCCGGCCCTCGCCGCCGCCCGGCAGCCCCGCGTCGTCCTCATCGGCTCCATCTCCGGCACCCGGCCCACCGACCCGGACGTCGTCGCCGCCTGCCTGGCCGACGACGAGGACAAGGCCCTCACCCATGCCGAACGCGCCGTCGCCGACGGCCACGCCCGCCGCCTCTACCCCTCGTCCAAGGCGGCGCTCGCCCAGTGGGCCCGGCGCACCGCCGTCGCCGACGGCTGGGCCGACGCCGGGATCCCCGTGAACGTCGTCGCACCCGGCATCGTGCTCACCCCGATGAGCGCGGGCATCTTCGACGACCCGGAGATGAGGAAGGTCATGGACACCGCCGTCCCGATGCCGCTCAACGGCTACCTCCGGCCCGAGGACGTGGCCCGCGCCGTCCTGTTCCTGGCCGGTGACGACAACACGCACATCACCGGGCAGGTCGTCTACGTCGACGGAGGCGCCGAGGCGACGCTCCGCGAACCCGCGCATTTCTGA
- a CDS encoding TetR family transcriptional regulator: MPRTSGERAPARPTSARQRQRHARILRSAARLGAEHGLERVQMHDVARESGVAIATLYRYFPSKTHLFAAVMHAQVLRLDADTPPPPPGTGPVEAVTDLLTRASRQLFEQPLLALAMMRANNAASADDSGPPRRTDELLADLMLRTAGVSHPTERDRRVARLLQQAWYGLLVTVLYERSSPQDAHDGIRLACRLLLAPQPGHREWTRPRASGPTSVPALHRPT; the protein is encoded by the coding sequence GTGCCCCGAACGAGCGGCGAGAGAGCCCCCGCGCGCCCCACCTCGGCCAGACAGCGCCAGCGCCACGCCCGGATCCTGCGGAGCGCGGCACGCCTCGGCGCGGAACACGGCCTCGAACGGGTGCAGATGCACGACGTGGCCAGGGAGTCCGGCGTCGCGATCGCCACCCTGTACCGCTACTTCCCCTCGAAGACGCACCTGTTCGCCGCCGTCATGCACGCCCAGGTACTCCGGCTCGACGCCGACACACCGCCCCCGCCGCCCGGCACCGGACCGGTGGAGGCCGTGACCGACCTGCTCACCCGAGCGAGCCGACAGCTCTTCGAACAGCCGCTGCTGGCCCTCGCCATGATGCGGGCCAACAACGCCGCTTCCGCCGACGACAGCGGCCCGCCCCGCCGCACGGACGAGCTCCTCGCCGATCTGATGCTGCGCACGGCAGGCGTGAGCCACCCCACCGAGCGGGACCGCCGCGTGGCCCGCCTGCTGCAGCAGGCCTGGTACGGACTGCTCGTCACCGTCCTGTACGAACGCTCCTCGCCCCAGGACGCGCACGACGGCATCCGGCTGGCCTGCCGCCTCCTGCTCGCCCCGCAGCCCGGTCACCGGGAGTGGACGCGACCTCGCGCGAGCGGGCCGACTAGCGTGCCCGCACTTCATCGGCCGACCTGA
- a CDS encoding CoA transferase subunit A, translated as MTADDVVGRLRSGMTIGIGGWGSRRKPMALVRALLRSDVTDLTVVSYGGPDVGLLAAAGKVRKLVAAFGTLDSIPLEPHFTAARQRGAFEMVELDEAMLMWGLTAGAQRLPFIPVRAGLGSDVMKVNPSLRTVRSPYDDGEELVAAPALRLDAALVHLNRADVHGNGQYLGPDPYFDDLFCEAADHAYVSCERIVDTADLLKEHGPQTLLVKRLFVDGVVQTPNGAHFTSCVPDHDRDEDFQRAYVRAARDPEAWQAFEARFLSGDEAAYQAAVAAFHQGQQDQQEEEA; from the coding sequence ATGACGGCGGACGACGTCGTCGGCCGGCTGCGCAGCGGCATGACGATCGGCATCGGCGGGTGGGGCTCGCGCCGCAAGCCGATGGCCCTGGTGCGGGCGCTGCTGCGCTCGGACGTCACCGATCTGACGGTGGTGTCGTACGGCGGTCCCGACGTCGGCCTGCTGGCGGCCGCGGGGAAGGTCCGCAAGCTGGTCGCGGCCTTCGGCACCCTGGACTCCATCCCCCTGGAGCCGCACTTCACCGCCGCCCGGCAGCGCGGGGCGTTCGAGATGGTGGAGCTGGACGAGGCGATGCTCATGTGGGGCCTGACCGCCGGGGCGCAGCGGCTGCCGTTCATCCCGGTTCGGGCCGGGCTCGGATCGGACGTGATGAAGGTGAATCCCTCGCTGCGCACGGTCCGTTCGCCCTACGACGACGGTGAGGAACTGGTGGCGGCACCGGCCCTGCGCCTGGACGCGGCCCTCGTCCACCTCAACCGCGCCGACGTGCACGGCAACGGCCAGTACCTGGGCCCGGACCCGTACTTCGACGACCTGTTCTGCGAGGCCGCCGACCACGCGTACGTCTCCTGCGAGCGCATCGTGGACACCGCGGACCTGCTCAAGGAGCACGGCCCGCAGACCCTGCTGGTGAAGCGTCTCTTCGTGGACGGTGTCGTTCAGACGCCGAACGGCGCGCACTTCACCTCCTGCGTCCCCGACCACGACCGGGACGAGGACTTCCAGCGCGCCTACGTCCGGGCCGCCCGCGATCCCGAGGCGTGGCAGGCGTTCGAGGCGCGGTTCCTGTCCGGGGACGAAGCCGCCTACCAGGCCGCCGTCGCGGCGTTCCACCAGGGCCAGCAGGACCAGCAGGAGGAGGAAGCATGA
- a CDS encoding ABC transporter permease: protein MSDLAPRTRTAFPPPLLAGAALTVVGLVLLVFGATTPQLVTPAKAAVALLGLGLLLAGASRLGKVWAGPGFDVVFWFGAAWLLLLGLAILCAPWLPLAEDRDVASTVAEPVFATPTFTGGHPLGTNAFGLDLLARSLYGARSSLLISLSAVALGTVVGGAIGMVAGYFQKSVDRAVGIATNSLLAVPPLILLIALATVLQPHLRNVAFSLALLTIPGMVRLARATTMAYANREFVVAARAMGATRTRILLRELLPNVLLPVLSLAVVMISVLIVAEASLSFLGLGIQPPEPTWGNMIAEGEGRVFEEHPHIVLVPGAFLFLTVFAFNIVGEKARGRWDSRSVKL, encoded by the coding sequence ATGTCTGACCTCGCTCCGCGCACGCGGACCGCCTTCCCGCCGCCCCTGCTCGCCGGCGCCGCCCTCACCGTCGTCGGCCTGGTCCTGCTGGTGTTCGGCGCGACCACGCCCCAACTCGTCACGCCCGCCAAGGCCGCCGTCGCACTGCTCGGCCTCGGCCTGCTCCTCGCCGGGGCCTCCCGGCTCGGCAAGGTGTGGGCGGGGCCCGGCTTCGACGTGGTGTTCTGGTTCGGCGCGGCCTGGCTGCTGCTGCTCGGCCTCGCCATCCTGTGCGCGCCGTGGCTGCCGCTCGCCGAGGACCGCGACGTCGCCAGCACCGTCGCCGAACCCGTCTTCGCCACCCCGACGTTCACCGGCGGCCATCCACTCGGCACCAACGCCTTCGGCCTCGACCTGCTCGCCCGCTCCCTCTACGGCGCCCGCTCCTCCCTGCTCATCTCGCTGTCCGCCGTCGCCCTCGGCACCGTGGTCGGCGGGGCCATCGGCATGGTCGCCGGGTACTTCCAGAAGAGCGTCGACCGGGCGGTGGGCATCGCCACCAACTCCCTGCTCGCCGTGCCCCCGCTGATCCTGCTCATCGCCCTCGCGACCGTGCTCCAGCCGCACCTGCGCAACGTCGCCTTCTCCCTGGCCCTGCTCACCATCCCCGGCATGGTGCGCCTCGCCCGCGCCACCACCATGGCCTACGCCAACCGGGAGTTCGTCGTCGCCGCCCGCGCCATGGGCGCCACCCGCACCCGCATCCTGCTGCGCGAACTCCTGCCCAACGTACTGCTGCCCGTGCTGTCCCTCGCGGTCGTGATGATCTCGGTGCTCATCGTCGCCGAGGCCTCCCTCAGCTTCCTCGGCCTCGGCATCCAGCCCCCGGAACCCACCTGGGGCAACATGATCGCCGAGGGGGAGGGCCGGGTCTTCGAGGAGCACCCGCACATCGTGCTCGTGCCCGGTGCCTTCCTCTTCCTCACCGTGTTCGCCTTCAACATCGTCGGCGAGAAGGCTCGCGGGCGCTGGGACTCCCGGAGCGTGAAACTGTGA
- a CDS encoding SDR family oxidoreductase, which translates to MTSPTALCAGRVVAVTGAGRGLGRAHALAFAAEGAKVVVNDLGVGLDGSGAGDGPAQRVVEEIRAAGGEAVAHGGDIATGDGAASLVAASLDSFGRLDTLVNNAGFLRDRMLVNLDEDDWDAVMRVHLKGHFLPLKHAAAHWRAEAKAGRVPEARVINTGSGAGLLGSVGQGNYSAAKAGIVGLTLVAAAEMGRYGVQVNAIAPAARTRMTEDTFAETMAAPGAGGFDAMAPENVSPLVVWLGSAASAGVSGRVFEAEAGRITVMEGWRPGPTADKGARWTPAEAGETATRLLAAAETPQPVYGAR; encoded by the coding sequence ATGACCTCACCGACCGCCCTGTGCGCCGGCCGCGTCGTCGCCGTCACCGGCGCGGGCCGCGGGCTCGGCCGCGCCCACGCCCTCGCGTTCGCCGCCGAGGGCGCGAAAGTCGTCGTCAACGACCTCGGCGTGGGCCTCGACGGCTCCGGCGCGGGCGACGGCCCCGCCCAGCGGGTCGTCGAGGAGATCCGCGCCGCCGGCGGCGAGGCCGTCGCGCACGGCGGCGACATCGCCACCGGCGACGGCGCGGCCTCCCTCGTCGCCGCCTCCCTCGACTCCTTCGGCCGGCTCGACACCCTGGTCAACAACGCGGGCTTCCTGCGCGACCGGATGCTGGTGAACCTGGACGAGGACGACTGGGACGCGGTGATGCGCGTCCACCTCAAGGGCCACTTCCTGCCGCTGAAGCACGCGGCGGCGCACTGGCGTGCCGAGGCCAAGGCCGGCCGCGTCCCCGAGGCGCGCGTGATCAACACCGGTTCCGGAGCGGGGCTGCTCGGCAGCGTCGGCCAGGGCAACTACTCCGCGGCCAAGGCGGGCATCGTCGGACTGACCCTGGTGGCCGCCGCAGAGATGGGCCGCTACGGCGTCCAGGTCAACGCGATCGCCCCGGCCGCCCGCACCCGGATGACCGAGGACACCTTCGCCGAGACCATGGCGGCGCCCGGCGCGGGCGGCTTCGACGCGATGGCCCCGGAGAACGTGTCGCCGCTGGTCGTGTGGCTCGGCTCGGCGGCCTCGGCCGGGGTGAGCGGCCGGGTCTTCGAGGCGGAGGCGGGCCGCATCACCGTGATGGAGGGCTGGCGCCCGGGCCCCACCGCCGACAAGGGCGCCCGCTGGACCCCGGCCGAGGCGGGGGAGACGGCGACCAGGCTCCTGGCCGCCGCCGAGACGCCCCAGCCGGTGTACGGCGCCCGCTGA
- a CDS encoding class I adenylate-forming enzyme family protein: protein MPSDTDHRSAALARVAALTGPGGRFELAEDDVLGARLPVFTHRQRALHEVLHASVAYADRDYIVTADRRITFAGHAAQVASLARVLREEYGIAKGDRVAIGAANSPEWIQTFWATVSIGAVAVGFNAWWSPREMAHGVANAEPSLVVADARQSAKLADCGVPVVSLEDEVSRFAVAHPDAPLPSADVAEDDPAVILYTSGTSGRPKGAVHTHRNLLAVVEYHRLNDALLHEFGDPLTAEDRVYLLTLPLFHIASLHNLAVPRLATGSRIALHQGAFDVDAVLALVERERVTNWGAVPTMAHRLLEHGGADRYDTSSLTAFALASAPSTTAFKERLRRELPFAKDSLVDSYGLTESCTAIAAANPQELAAAPGTLGRPVTGVRLEIRDPLGEVLGEGEEGEVWVRSMYNMLGYWRDPGATADTIGADRWLRTGDLGCLREGRLFLVSRRSDLIIRGGENIYPAEIETVLVEHPDVSECLVIGTPHPDLGQEVAAVVVLRPGAEVTEEALREYAARELAYFKVPRRWRLTDEALPRNATGKVIRHSVRL, encoded by the coding sequence ATGCCCAGCGACACGGATCACCGCTCTGCCGCCCTCGCCCGCGTGGCGGCGCTCACCGGCCCGGGCGGCCGGTTCGAGCTCGCCGAAGACGACGTGCTGGGTGCCCGGCTGCCGGTCTTCACCCACCGGCAGCGGGCGCTGCACGAGGTGCTGCACGCGTCGGTCGCGTATGCCGACCGCGACTACATCGTCACCGCGGACCGCCGGATCACGTTCGCCGGGCACGCGGCCCAGGTGGCTTCGCTGGCCCGGGTGCTGCGCGAGGAGTACGGCATCGCCAAGGGGGACCGGGTGGCCATCGGCGCCGCGAACTCCCCGGAGTGGATCCAGACGTTCTGGGCGACGGTGTCGATCGGGGCGGTGGCGGTCGGCTTCAACGCCTGGTGGTCACCGCGCGAGATGGCCCACGGGGTGGCGAACGCCGAGCCGTCGCTGGTGGTGGCCGACGCCCGGCAGTCGGCGAAGCTGGCCGACTGCGGGGTCCCGGTGGTCTCCCTGGAGGACGAGGTGAGCCGCTTCGCCGTGGCCCACCCGGACGCGCCGCTGCCGTCCGCCGACGTCGCCGAGGACGATCCGGCCGTGATCCTCTACACCTCGGGCACCTCGGGCCGTCCCAAGGGCGCTGTGCACACCCACCGCAACCTGCTGGCGGTCGTGGAGTACCACCGGCTGAACGACGCCCTGCTGCACGAGTTCGGCGACCCGCTGACCGCCGAGGACCGCGTCTACCTGCTCACCCTGCCGCTGTTCCACATCGCCAGCCTGCACAACCTCGCCGTGCCGCGGCTCGCCACGGGCAGCAGGATCGCGCTGCACCAGGGCGCGTTCGACGTGGACGCGGTCCTTGCCCTGGTCGAGCGGGAACGCGTCACCAACTGGGGCGCGGTGCCCACGATGGCGCACCGGCTGCTCGAACACGGCGGCGCGGACCGGTACGACACGTCGTCGCTGACGGCGTTCGCGCTGGCCTCGGCGCCGTCGACGACGGCGTTCAAGGAGCGGCTGCGGCGCGAGCTGCCGTTCGCGAAGGACTCGCTCGTGGACAGCTACGGGCTGACCGAGTCGTGTACGGCGATCGCGGCGGCGAACCCGCAGGAGCTGGCGGCCGCCCCCGGCACCCTGGGCCGGCCCGTGACCGGTGTCCGGCTGGAGATCCGCGACCCGCTCGGCGAGGTCCTCGGCGAGGGCGAGGAGGGCGAGGTGTGGGTGCGCAGCATGTACAACATGCTGGGCTACTGGCGCGACCCCGGGGCCACCGCCGACACGATCGGCGCGGACCGCTGGCTGCGCACCGGGGACCTGGGGTGCCTGCGCGAGGGCCGGCTGTTCCTCGTCAGCCGCCGCTCGGACCTGATCATCCGGGGCGGCGAGAACATCTATCCGGCCGAGATCGAGACGGTGCTCGTCGAGCACCCGGACGTGTCCGAGTGCCTCGTCATCGGGACGCCGCACCCCGATCTGGGCCAGGAGGTGGCCGCCGTCGTGGTGCTCCGGCCGGGGGCGGAGGTCACGGAGGAGGCGCTGCGGGAGTACGCGGCGAGGGAACTGGCCTACTTCAAGGTGCCCCGGCGCTGGCGGCTGACCGACGAGGCGCTGCCGCGCAACGCGACCGGGAAGGTGATCCGGCACTCGGTACGGCTCTGA
- a CDS encoding enoyl-CoA hydratase family protein, with product MGVSTSAPHKGVAVVTADFPPVNALPVRGWYELAAAVRAAGSDPEVRCVVLTAEGRGFNAGVDIKEMQRTEGHGALIGANRGCFEAFAAVYECEVPVVAAVHGFCLGGGIGLVGNADAIVASDDATFGLPELDRGALGAATHLARLVPQHLMRALYYTSRTATAEELHRHGSVWRVVPREELRAAALELAGEIAAKDGQLIRLAKAAINGIDPVDVRRSYRFEQGFTFEANLSGVADRVRDTFGTHTSGTDTSGTDKEQRA from the coding sequence ATGGGTGTCTCCACCTCCGCCCCGCACAAGGGCGTCGCCGTCGTCACCGCGGACTTCCCCCCGGTCAACGCCCTGCCCGTGCGCGGCTGGTACGAGCTGGCCGCCGCGGTGCGCGCCGCGGGCTCCGATCCCGAGGTGCGCTGCGTGGTGCTCACCGCCGAGGGCCGCGGGTTCAACGCGGGCGTGGACATCAAGGAGATGCAGCGCACGGAGGGGCACGGCGCGCTGATCGGCGCCAACCGGGGCTGCTTCGAGGCGTTCGCCGCGGTCTACGAGTGCGAGGTGCCGGTGGTGGCCGCCGTGCACGGCTTCTGCCTGGGCGGCGGCATCGGCCTGGTCGGCAACGCGGACGCGATCGTGGCGTCCGACGACGCGACCTTCGGGCTGCCGGAGCTGGACCGCGGCGCGCTCGGCGCGGCCACGCACCTCGCCCGGCTGGTCCCGCAGCATCTGATGCGGGCCCTGTACTACACCTCCCGCACCGCCACGGCCGAGGAACTGCACCGGCACGGCTCGGTGTGGCGCGTGGTTCCGCGCGAGGAACTGCGGGCGGCCGCGCTGGAGTTGGCCGGTGAGATCGCCGCCAAGGACGGGCAGCTGATCCGGCTGGCCAAGGCCGCCATCAACGGCATCGACCCCGTCGACGTACGCCGCAGCTACCGCTTCGAGCAGGGCTTCACCTTCGAGGCCAACCTCAGCGGAGTCGCCGACCGCGTACGCGACACCTTCGGCACCCACACCTCCGGCACCGACACCTCCGGCACCGACAAGGAGCAGCGAGCGTGA
- a CDS encoding nuclear transport factor 2 family protein — protein MSERLPDDVEARLRRLEDERDIARMMASYGPLVDGGDADGVAALWASDGVYDIDELFLAGREQIGAMVRSAAHRGWIRQGCAHVVGPPHITVDGDEAVAVCHSLMVVHEGGRYVVRRATANHWRLRRTDSAPGWEVVTRTNRVLDGRPESPALLAGGVRGERAEG, from the coding sequence GTGAGCGAGCGACTGCCGGACGACGTCGAAGCGCGGCTGCGGCGTCTGGAGGACGAGCGGGACATCGCCAGGATGATGGCCTCCTACGGGCCGCTGGTCGACGGCGGCGACGCGGACGGTGTCGCCGCGCTGTGGGCGTCGGACGGTGTCTACGACATCGACGAACTCTTCCTCGCGGGCCGGGAGCAGATCGGCGCGATGGTGCGGTCCGCCGCGCACCGGGGCTGGATCCGGCAGGGCTGCGCGCACGTCGTGGGACCGCCGCACATCACGGTCGACGGCGACGAGGCGGTCGCCGTGTGCCACTCGCTGATGGTGGTGCACGAGGGGGGCCGGTACGTGGTGCGCCGGGCCACCGCCAACCACTGGCGGCTGCGCCGTACGGACTCCGCCCCCGGGTGGGAGGTGGTCACCCGCACCAACCGCGTCCTGGACGGGCGCCCGGAGTCCCCGGCACTGCTGGCGGGCGGGGTGCGCGGGGAGCGGGCCGAGGGCTGA
- a CDS encoding TIGR03619 family F420-dependent LLM class oxidoreductase: MRIGITSPVVTAVPGVHSPWERGAGIEELGAVAEAADRLGFHHLTCSEHVAVPAEVAEQRGGTYWDPLATFGYLAARTRRIRLATQVLVLGYHHPLALAKRYGTLDRISGGRLVLGLGVGSLEEEFRLLGAVFEGRGGIADDALAALRASLSRREPAYHGEHFDYEGFVVEPHAVQETVPLWIGGRTPRSLRRAVAYGTGWVPFGLPLDRLREMVDAAPLPEGFEVVLSAGRPLDPSGDADAAARALREVSAAGATLVSVSLAAESAAHYVEQLEALAKIAGLAADEEATA; this comes from the coding sequence ATGCGGATCGGCATCACCAGTCCCGTCGTCACGGCCGTACCCGGTGTCCACTCCCCGTGGGAGCGCGGTGCCGGCATCGAGGAGCTGGGGGCGGTCGCCGAGGCCGCCGACCGGCTCGGTTTCCACCACCTGACCTGTTCGGAGCACGTGGCGGTGCCCGCGGAGGTGGCCGAGCAGCGGGGCGGGACCTACTGGGACCCGCTGGCCACCTTCGGGTACCTCGCCGCCCGCACCCGCCGCATCCGGCTCGCCACCCAGGTCCTGGTGCTGGGCTACCACCACCCGCTGGCCCTCGCCAAGCGCTACGGCACGCTGGACCGGATCTCCGGCGGTCGGCTGGTGCTCGGGCTCGGCGTGGGGAGTCTGGAGGAGGAGTTCCGGCTGCTCGGCGCTGTCTTCGAGGGGCGGGGCGGGATCGCCGACGACGCCCTCGCGGCGCTGCGGGCCTCGCTGTCCCGCCGGGAACCGGCCTATCACGGGGAGCACTTCGACTACGAGGGGTTCGTGGTGGAGCCGCACGCGGTGCAGGAGACGGTGCCGCTGTGGATCGGCGGCCGTACGCCGCGTTCGCTGAGGCGGGCGGTGGCGTACGGGACCGGCTGGGTGCCGTTCGGGCTGCCGCTGGACCGGCTGCGCGAGATGGTCGACGCGGCGCCGCTGCCGGAGGGGTTCGAGGTGGTGCTGAGCGCGGGACGCCCGTTGGATCCGTCCGGCGACGCGGACGCCGCGGCGCGGGCGCTGCGCGAGGTGTCCGCGGCGGGGGCGACGCTGGTGAGCGTGTCGCTGGCGGCGGAGTCGGCGGCCCATTACGTGGAGCAGTTGGAGGCGCTGGCGAAGATCGCTGGTCTCGCGGCGGACGAGGAGGCGACGGCGTGA
- a CDS encoding ABC transporter substrate-binding protein has product MKRAPRARARLAAALAAAAMLTSACVSPDEGGSTGGEQQKAERGRYTFGAIGKQPTGGKPVRGGTLHFADYAEARSLSPAATYATGASGGSALAAVYDVLMRYDTAAHTYVPWLAKSLRSSEDAKTWTLTLRDGVEFSDGTPLDAKAVIGSIKWYQENKGADTTMLAPNLAKMDATDDSTVVFTLRNSWATFPAMLAQAPGMIVAPAAYAGKKFEPIGAGAFTLGSYKPQEEMVLKANKNYWKGEPHLDALRFTWPQSDRAKLEALDDGTADVAYMRSPDVVDDAVKAGHPGELTLTGLGNMVVVNNREGRPGADLRVRKAMALALDPALDTERAYDGKGLPGQEIFPPESRWHSDVKPLGIDLDQSKKLLAEAKKDGYDGTLTYMDGTDPVSRAKAVVTKAMLERVGFKVELDLVSSIADRTAKTYVEHDFDISRGAASVSESDPYHRLQSVLNSKSYGNPGAYANPKMDQLLVELQGAADETQTQRVLDDIQTLFNEDVPLINLGASAAFTAWGENVHGIVPTDEYMALFGEAWIGK; this is encoded by the coding sequence ATGAAGCGAGCACCCCGGGCGCGAGCCCGACTCGCCGCAGCCCTGGCCGCCGCGGCGATGCTCACCTCCGCGTGCGTCTCACCGGACGAAGGGGGCAGCACCGGCGGCGAGCAGCAGAAGGCCGAACGCGGCCGCTACACCTTCGGCGCCATCGGCAAGCAGCCGACGGGCGGCAAGCCCGTCCGCGGCGGCACCCTGCACTTCGCCGACTACGCCGAGGCCCGCAGCCTCAGCCCCGCCGCCACCTACGCCACCGGCGCCTCCGGCGGCTCCGCGCTCGCCGCCGTCTACGACGTCCTCATGCGCTACGACACCGCCGCCCACACGTACGTGCCGTGGCTGGCGAAATCCCTGCGGTCCAGCGAGGACGCCAAGACCTGGACCCTCACCCTGCGCGACGGCGTCGAGTTCTCCGACGGCACCCCGCTCGACGCGAAAGCCGTGATCGGCAGCATCAAGTGGTACCAGGAGAACAAGGGCGCCGACACGACCATGCTCGCCCCGAACCTCGCGAAGATGGACGCCACCGACGACTCCACCGTCGTCTTCACCCTCCGCAACTCCTGGGCCACCTTCCCCGCCATGCTCGCCCAGGCACCCGGCATGATCGTGGCGCCCGCAGCCTACGCCGGGAAGAAGTTCGAACCCATCGGCGCCGGCGCCTTCACCCTGGGCTCGTACAAACCCCAGGAGGAGATGGTCCTCAAGGCGAACAAGAACTACTGGAAGGGCGAGCCCCACCTCGACGCGCTGCGCTTCACCTGGCCGCAGTCCGACCGCGCCAAGCTCGAAGCACTCGACGACGGCACCGCGGACGTCGCCTACATGCGCAGCCCGGACGTGGTCGACGACGCCGTCAAGGCGGGCCACCCGGGCGAGCTGACCCTGACCGGCCTCGGCAACATGGTCGTCGTCAACAACCGCGAGGGCCGGCCCGGCGCCGACCTCCGGGTGCGCAAGGCCATGGCCCTGGCCCTCGACCCCGCCCTCGACACCGAACGCGCCTACGACGGCAAGGGCCTGCCCGGCCAGGAGATCTTCCCGCCCGAGTCCCGCTGGCACTCCGACGTGAAGCCCCTCGGCATCGACCTCGACCAGTCGAAGAAGCTCCTCGCCGAAGCCAAGAAGGACGGCTACGACGGCACCCTCACCTACATGGACGGCACCGACCCCGTCTCCCGGGCCAAGGCCGTCGTCACCAAGGCGATGCTGGAGCGCGTCGGCTTCAAGGTGGAGCTGGACCTCGTCTCCTCCATCGCCGACCGCACCGCGAAGACCTACGTGGAGCACGACTTCGACATCAGCCGCGGCGCGGCCAGCGTCTCCGAGAGCGACCCCTACCACCGCCTGCAGAGCGTCCTGAACTCCAAGAGCTACGGCAACCCCGGCGCCTACGCCAACCCGAAGATGGACCAACTGCTCGTCGAACTCCAGGGAGCGGCCGACGAGACGCAGACCCAGCGGGTCCTCGACGACATCCAGACGCTGTTCAACGAGGACGTCCCCCTCATCAACCTCGGCGCCAGCGCCGCGTTCACCGCCTGGGGCGAGAACGTGCACGGCATCGTGCCGACCGACGAGTACATGGCCCTCTTCGGCGAGGCCTGGATCGGCAAGTGA
- a CDS encoding ABC transporter permease, with amino-acid sequence MSPAALRRLALRLLELLGVLFIASIGVFSLVVLMPGDPAVDILGAGRAPSEYAALRTELGLDQPLVSRYLDWLGGALTGDLGRSVVPPQSDVADRVLSALPVSFEIAALGLLIALLIAVPLAMWSAYREGSAADRIIGAGTFGVLSVPSFLAGLLLILVLVNSAGWFPRSSWVRIGDGDLLGNLHHAFLPALTVALAELAMFTRVLRGDLIVTLREDYILAARAKGMNPLRVLFTDALRPSSFSLVTLLGLSLGRLIGSTVVVEYLFSLPGMGTLIVNAAGQGDYPMVQGAVLTIAVIYVVINAGIDLSYGYLDPRTRRVHV; translated from the coding sequence ATGAGTCCCGCCGCACTGCGCCGACTGGCCCTACGGCTGCTGGAACTCCTCGGCGTGCTGTTCATCGCGAGCATCGGGGTCTTCTCCCTGGTGGTCCTGATGCCCGGCGACCCGGCCGTCGACATCCTCGGCGCCGGCCGGGCGCCCTCCGAGTACGCCGCGCTGCGTACCGAACTCGGCCTCGACCAGCCCCTGGTCAGCCGCTACCTCGACTGGCTCGGCGGCGCGCTCACCGGCGACCTCGGACGCTCCGTCGTCCCCCCGCAGAGCGACGTCGCCGACCGGGTGCTGTCCGCCCTGCCCGTCAGCTTCGAGATCGCCGCACTCGGACTCCTCATCGCCCTGCTGATCGCGGTGCCGCTCGCCATGTGGTCGGCCTACCGGGAGGGCTCGGCGGCCGACCGGATCATCGGCGCCGGCACCTTCGGCGTCCTGTCCGTCCCCAGCTTCCTGGCCGGACTGCTGCTGATCCTCGTCCTGGTCAACTCGGCCGGCTGGTTCCCGCGCTCCTCATGGGTGCGGATCGGCGACGGCGACCTCCTGGGCAACCTGCACCACGCGTTCCTGCCCGCACTGACCGTCGCGCTCGCCGAACTCGCCATGTTCACCCGGGTGCTGCGCGGCGACCTGATCGTCACGCTGCGCGAGGACTACATCCTCGCCGCCCGCGCCAAGGGCATGAACCCGCTGCGCGTCCTGTTCACCGACGCCCTGCGCCCCTCCTCGTTCTCCCTGGTCACCCTGCTCGGCCTCAGCCTCGGCCGGCTGATCGGCTCCACCGTCGTCGTCGAGTACCTCTTCTCGCTGCCCGGCATGGGGACACTGATCGTCAACGCCGCCGGCCAGGGCGACTACCCGATGGTCCAGGGCGCCGTGCTCACCATCGCCGTGATCTACGTGGTGATCAACGCCGGCATCGACCTCTCCTACGGCTACCTCGACCCGAGGACGCGACGTGTCCATGTCTGA